Proteins encoded by one window of Canis lupus dingo isolate Sandy chromosome 10, ASM325472v2, whole genome shotgun sequence:
- the LRRC10 gene encoding leucine-rich repeat-containing protein 10 translates to MGDALRALAACVPADCCRGSGARDPRDMPPDKTVDLSGRQLRRLPAHVCSFRELAKLYLSDNRLSSLPPELAQLQNLQILALDFNDFKALPQAVCTLQQLCILYLGNNKLCGLPAELSRLQSLRTLWIEANCLGRLPDVVCELAVLRTLHAGSNGLRGLPGRLQRLRELRTIWLSGNLLTDFPAVLLHMPFLEVIDVDRNSIRHFPSLAHLSGLKLVIYDHNPCRNAPRVAKGVRRVGRWAEETPEPDPRKARRYALTQEDSQEGEAPVLPSLLLSPGS, encoded by the coding sequence ATGGGCGACGCCCTCAGGGCCCTGGCGGCCTGCGTCCCCGCCGACTGCTGCCGGGGCTCCGGGGCCAGAGACCCGCGGGACATGCCGCCCGACAAGACGGTGGACCTGAGCGGCCGGCAGCTCCGCCGCCTCCCGGCGCACGTGTGCTCCTTCCGGGAGCTGGCCAAGCTCTACCTGAGCGACAACCGCCTCAGCAGCCTGCCCCCCGAGCTGGCGCAGCTGCAGAACCTGCAGATCCTGGCCCTGGATTTCAACGACTTCAAGGCTCTGCCCCAAGCGGTGTGTACGCTGCAGCAGCTCTGCATCCTCTACCTGGGCAACAACAAGCTCTGCGGCCTGCCCGCCGAGCTGAGCCGGCTGCAGAGCCTCCGCACCCTGTGGATCGAGGCCAACTGCCTGGGCCGGCTGCCCGACGTGGTGTGCGAGCTGGCGGTCCTCAGGACCCTGCACGCCGGCTCCAACGGCCTGCGCGGCCTGCCGGGCCGGCTGCAGCGCCTGCGGGAGCTGCGGACCATCTGGCTCTCGGGCAACCTGCTCACCGACTTCCCCGCCGTGCTGCTGCACATGCCCTTCCTGGAGGTCATCGACGTGGACAGGAACAGCATCCGTCACTTCCCCAGCCTGGCCCACCTGTCCGGCCTGAAGCTGGTCATCTACGACCACAACCCTTGCAGGAACGCGCCCAGGGTGGCCAAAGGTGTGCGCCGCGTGGGGAGGTGGGCCGAGGAGACGCCGGAGCCCGACCCGAGGAAGGCCAGACGCTACGCCTTGACCCAGGAGGACAGCCAGGAGGGAGAGGCACCTGTCCTGCCATCTCTGCTGCTTTCTCCTGGCTCCTGA